In a genomic window of Physeter macrocephalus isolate SW-GA chromosome 14, ASM283717v5, whole genome shotgun sequence:
- the LOC114487542 gene encoding regulating synaptic membrane exocytosis protein 1-like, with protein sequence MQGAVSVSGNSWRARRWTGSSSFESQKMERPSISVISPTSPGALKDAPQVLPGQLSVKLWYDKVGHQLIVNVLQATDLPPRVDGRPRNPYVKMYFLPDRSDKSKRRTKTVKKVLEPKWNQTFVYSHVHRRDFRERMLEITVWDQPRVQEEESEFLGEILIELETALLDDEPHWYKLQTHDESSLPLPQPSPFMPRRHVHGESASKKLQRPARPHDRRPPGLGASAGLWSAKLQIGRVPGQDLVLWGVVANPEKSVPGRVLSPGWWDTPCQCRRSSGSDHLKATGQADPSFRLPIQLLDTDQPSLSPRLPPWGHQGLGKVTETQE encoded by the exons ATGCAAGGCGCTGTCAGCGTGTCGGGGAACAGCTGGCGGGCGCGGCGCTGGACAG gtTCTAGTTCCTTTGAATCTCAGAAGATGGAAAGGCCttccatttctgtaatttctcCAACAAGCCCTGGAGCTCTCAAAGATGCGCCACAAGTCTTACCAGGACAACTTTCT GTGAAGCTGTGGTATGACAAAGTGGGCCACCAGCTGATTGTCAATGTTCTGCAAGCAACAGATCTACCCCCAAGAGTAGATGGGCGTCCCAGGAATCCctatgtaaaaatgtattttcttccagataGAAG TGATAAAAGTAAAAGGCGAACCAAAACAGTAAAGAAAGTACTAGAACCAAAATGGAACCAGACTTTTGTGTATTCACATGTGCATCGTAGAGATTTCAGAGAACGGATGTTGGAAATAACCGTGTGGGACCAGCCCAGGGTGCAAGAAGAGGAGAGTGAATTCCTTGGAGAG ATCCTCATAGAGTTGGAGACGGCGCTTCTAGATGATGAGCCTCATTGGTATAAACTTCAGACTCACGATGAATCCTCACTACCTCTGCCTCAGCCGTCACCCTTCATGCCACGGCGACACGTCCACGGGGAGAGCGCCAGCAAAAAGCTGCAAA GGCCAGCCAGGCCCCATGACCGTCGCCCGCCTGGCCTGGGTGCCTCTGCAGGGCTGTGGTCCGCCAAGCTGCAGATTGGCCGAGTCCCAGGTCAAGACCTCGTCCTCTGGGGAGTGGTGGCCA ATCCGGAGAAATCTGTCCCCGGACGGGTCCTTTCCCCCGGCTGGTGGGACACGCCCTGCCAGTGCCGTCGCAGCAGCGGGTCTGACCACCTGAAGGCCACCGGGCAGGCCGACCCTAGTTTCCGGCTGCCCATCCAGTTGCTGGACACAGACCAGCCATCTCTCAGCCCTCGGCTTCC ACCCTGGGGGCACCAGGGCCTGGGGAAAGTGACAGAGACCCAGGAGTGA
- the USP7 gene encoding ubiquitin carboxyl-terminal hydrolase 7, whose product MNSLLQTLFFTNQLRKAVYMMPTEGDDSSKSVPLALQRVFYELQHSDKPVGTKKLTKSFGWETLDSFMQHDVQELCRVLLDNVENKMKGTCVEGTIPKLFRGKMVSYIQCKEVDYRSDRREDYYDIQLSIKGKKNIFESFVDYVAVEQLDGDNKYDAGEHGLQEAEKGVKFLTLPPVLHLQLMRFMYDPQTDQNIKINDRFEFPEQLPLDEFLQKTDPKDPANYILHAVLVHSGDNHGGHYVVYLNPKGDGKWCKFDDDVVSRCTKEEAIEHNYGGHDDDLSVRHCTNAYMLVYIRESKLSEVLQAVTDHDIPQQLVERLQEEKRIEAQKRKERQEAHLYMQVQIVAEDQFCGHQGNDMYDEEKVKYTVFKVLKNSSLAEFVQNLSQTMGFPQDQIRLWPMQARSNGTKRPAMLDNEADGSKTMIELSDNENPWTIFLETVDPELAASGATLPKFDKDHDVMLFLKMYDPKTRSLNYCGHIYTPISCKIRDLLPVMCDRAGFIQDTSLILYEEVKPNLTERIQDYDVSLDKALDELMDGDIIVFQKDDPENDNSELPTAKEYFRDLYHRVDVIFCDKTIPNDPGFVVTLSNRMNYFQVAKTVAQRLNTDPMLLQFFKSQGYRDGPGNPLRHNYEGTLRDLLQFFKPRQPKKLYYQQLKMKITDFENRRSFKCIWLNSQFREEEITLYPDKHGCVRDLLEECKKAVELGEKASGKLRLLEIVSYKIIGVHQEDELLECLSPATSRTFRIEEIPLDQVDIDKENEMLITVAHFHKEVFGTFGIPFLLRIHQGEHFREVMKRIQSLLDIQEKEFEKFKFAIVMMGRHQYINEDEYEVNLKDFEPQPGNMSHPRPWLGLDHFNKAPKRSRYTYLEKAIKIHN is encoded by the exons ATGAACAGCCTGCTGCagactttatttttcacaaacCAACTACGAAAG GCTGTGTACATGATGCCAACAGAGGGCGACGATTCATCCAAAAGCGTCCCTTTAGCATTGCAAAGAGTGTTCTATGAATTACAGCACAGTGATAAGCCCGTAGGAACAAAGAAGCTGACCAAGTCGTTCGG GTGGGAAACGTTAGATAGCTTCATGCAACATGATGTTCAAGAGCTCTGTCGAGTG TTGCTTGATAATGTGGAAAATAAGATGAAAGGCACGTGTGTAGAAGGCACCATACCTAAATTATTCAGAGGCAAGATGGTG tcATATATCCAGTGTAAAGAAGTAGACTACCGATCTGATAGAAGAGAAGATTATTATGATATCCAGCTGagtataaaaggaaagaaaaata TATTTGAATCATTTGTGGATTATGTGGCAGTAGAACAACTAGACGGTGACAATAAATATGATGCCGGGGAGCATGGCTTGCAG GAAGCAGAGAAAGGTGTGAAATTCCTAACATTGCCACCAGTGTTACACCTACAACTGATGCGATTTATGTATGACCCTCAGACGGACCAAAATATCAAGATCAACGATAG gttTGAGTTCCCCGAACAGCTACcacttgatgaatttttacaaaaaacGGATCCTAAAGACCCTGCAAATTATATTCTTCATGCAGTCCTGGTTCATAGTGGAGATAATCATGGTGGACATTATGTGGTTTATCTAAACCCCAAAGGGGATGGCAAA TGGTGTAAGTTTGATGATGACGTGGTGTCCAGGTGTACAAAAGAGGAGGCCATCGAGCACAACTACGGGGGCCACGACGATGACCTCTCCGTGCGGCACTGCACCAACGCCTACATGCTGGTTTATATCCGGGAGTCGAAGCTCA GTGAGGTTTTACAAGCTGTCACCGACCACGATATCCCTCAGCAGTTGGTGGAACGATTGCAAGAAGAGAAGAGGATCGAGGCTCAGAAGCGGAAGGAGCGGCAGGAAGCCCATCTCTACATGCAGGTGCAG ATTGTTGCAGAGGACCAGTTTTGTGGCCATCAAGGAAATGATATGTACgatgaagaaaaagtgaaatacaCCGTGTTCAAAGTGTTGAAAAACTCCTCGCTTGCTGAGTTTGTCCAGAACCTCTCTCAGACCATG GGATTTCCTCAAGATCAGATTCGACTGTGGCCCATGCAGGCGAGGAGCAATGGCACCAAACGACCGGCCATGCTGGATAACGAGGCCGACGGCAGCAAGACG ATGATTGAACTCAGTGATAATGAAAACCCTTGGACAATATTCCTGGAAACAGTTGATCCGGAGCTGGCTGCTAGTGGAGCAACGTTACCCAAGTTTGATAAAGATC ATGATGTGATGTTATTTTTGAAGATGTATGATCCCAAAACACGGAGCTTGAATTACTGTGGGCATATCTACACACCAATATCCTGTAAAATAC GTGACTTGCTCCCAGTTATGTGTGACAGAGCAGGATTTATCCAAGATACTAGTCTTATCCTCTATGAG GAAGTTAAACCGAATTTAACAGAGAGAATTCAGGACTATGACGTGTCTCTTGATAAAGCCCTCGATGAGCTAATGGATGGTGACATTATAGTGTTTCAGAA GGATGACCCTGAAAATGATAACAGTGAATTACCCACTGCAAAGGAATATTTCAGAGATCTCTACCACCGTGTCGATGTGATTTTCTGTGATAAAACAATCCCCAATGATCCTGGATTTGTGGTTACATTATCAAATAGAATGAATTATTTTCAG gtggCAAAGACAGTTGCTCAGAGGCTCAACACCGACCCGATGCTGCTCCAGTTCTTCAAGTCTCAAGG TTATAGGGATGGCCCAGGTAATCCTCTTAGACATAATTATGAAGGTACTTTAAGAGATCTTCTACAGTTCTTCAAGCCTAGACAACCTAAGAAACTTTACTATCAGCAG CTTAAGATGAAAATCACAGACTTTGAGAACAGGCGAAGTTTTAAGTGTATATGGTTAAACAGCCAATTTAGGGAAGAG GAAATAACACTATATCCAGACAAGCACGGGTGTGTCCGGGACCTGTTAGAGGAATGTAAAAAGGCTGTGGAACTCGGCGAGAAGGCATCAGGGAAACTTAG GCTGCTAGAAATTGTAAGCTACAAAATTATTGGTGTGCATCAAGAAGACGAACTACTAGAATGTTTATCTCCTGCGACAAGTCGAACATTTCGAATAGAG GAAATACCTTTGGACCAGGTAGAcatagataaggaaaatgagatgcTGATCACAGTGGCACATTTCCACAAAGAGGTGTTTGGGACGTTCGGGATCCCGTTCTTGCTGAGGATACACCAG GGCGAGCATTTCAGAGAAGTGATGAAGCGGATTCAGAGTCTGTTAGACATCCAGGAAAAGGAGTTTGAAAAG TTTAAATTTGCTATTGTGATGATGGGCCGACACCAGTACATAAATGAAGATGAGTATGAAGTAAACTTGAAAGACTTTGAACCTCAGCCTG GTAACATGTCTCATCCTCGGCCTTGGCTAGGGCTCGACCACTTCAACAAAGCCCCAAAGAGGAGTCGCTACACATACCTGGAAAAGGCCATTAAAATCCATAACTGA
- the LITAFD gene encoding lITAF domain-containing protein: MPRLLSPVSIQSVCPYCGNHIITVTTLVPGILTWLLCKGIFMAGCFMGCCFIPFCVDSLMDVRHTCPMCRQELFCCKCR; this comes from the exons ATGCCTAGGCTGCTGTCTCCAGTTTCCATACAGTCTGTGTGTCCATACTGCGGGAACCACATCATCACGGTGACCACCCTGGTCCCGGGCATCCTCACCTGGCTTCTGTGCAAGGGCATCTTCATGGCCGG GTGTTTCATGGGCTGCTGCTTCATCCCCTTCTGTGTGGACAGCCTGATGGACGTGAGGCACACGTGCCCCATGTGCCGGCAAGAGCTCTTCTGCTGTAAATGCCGTTAA